The following are encoded in a window of Haloarcula halophila genomic DNA:
- a CDS encoding COG1361 S-layer family protein: protein MNSRTLLTLAVVALLLLVPGIAAGAVVGSPDITATLTDSTVVPGEETSFDVVLTNTGSLDTASARNPNYNSQVTTARGLQVDVLDGGGPFTITTDQQVYGSLPETTTQPISFNVVVHDDAEPGTYRVPVDLKYKYTEYISETTGDRDERTATTREYVTVEVSDRAKFDVTDIDSNARVASTGTVAVTVENTGSEAASDASVAFEASNSDLSVGGQQASSRYVSQWEPGEVRTFRYRVGSTANAEADSYEFDLSVNFEDEEGADRSSARRSVGVDLEREQTFSVTDLESDVSIGDTGTYNVTFRNDGPVAVNDATVQITSQSSDISFSGSESSTQYVGAWQPGETRTVRVEATTSEDAQVRPYALVATVGYTDPEGDAGADENIQLGLQPEPEQTFSLSDVESNLRAGDDGRLNATLTNTGRNTVRNVVLVWQSDNTNISPQKTEYAVGDLEPGASAEVSFGVDVSDAAEGGPRQFDFATRYRNREGDRRESDTIEIQQSVADGTDEFRLETTDVNVTVGQSKTIELTITNVNNERLTNIEAKLFTDSPISATDDEAFIASLEPGESETLTFGISASGTAMQKTYPVSMDFQYEEPDGDTPISDTYRVPISVTERSGGGGLPLGLIGAVVLLSVLAVAGYIRYR, encoded by the coding sequence ATGAACTCACGCACACTTCTCACGCTGGCAGTTGTCGCATTGTTGTTGTTGGTTCCCGGCATCGCCGCCGGTGCTGTCGTCGGAAGCCCCGACATCACAGCCACGCTCACCGACTCGACGGTCGTTCCGGGCGAGGAGACGAGCTTCGACGTCGTGTTGACCAACACCGGATCGTTGGATACGGCGTCCGCACGGAACCCGAACTACAACAGCCAGGTAACCACCGCTCGTGGCCTGCAGGTCGACGTGTTGGACGGCGGTGGACCGTTCACGATCACGACCGACCAGCAGGTCTACGGCTCGTTGCCCGAGACGACCACCCAGCCCATCTCTTTCAACGTGGTAGTCCATGACGACGCCGAACCGGGGACATACCGAGTCCCGGTCGATCTGAAGTACAAGTACACCGAGTACATCTCCGAGACCACCGGCGACCGGGACGAGCGAACCGCGACGACTCGGGAGTACGTCACGGTCGAAGTCTCGGACCGTGCGAAGTTCGATGTCACCGACATCGACTCGAACGCCCGCGTCGCCTCGACCGGGACGGTGGCGGTCACGGTCGAGAACACCGGCTCGGAGGCCGCCAGTGACGCGTCGGTCGCCTTCGAGGCGAGTAATTCCGACCTCTCTGTGGGCGGCCAACAGGCCAGTTCCCGGTACGTCTCCCAGTGGGAACCGGGTGAGGTTCGGACCTTCCGCTACCGGGTCGGCTCGACGGCCAACGCCGAAGCCGACAGTTACGAGTTCGACCTCTCGGTGAACTTCGAGGACGAAGAGGGGGCGGACCGCAGTTCGGCCCGTCGGTCCGTCGGCGTCGATCTGGAGCGCGAACAGACCTTCAGTGTCACCGACCTCGAAAGCGACGTTTCCATCGGCGACACCGGGACCTACAACGTCACGTTCCGCAACGACGGGCCTGTCGCGGTCAACGACGCGACCGTCCAGATCACCTCACAGAGCAGTGATATCTCGTTCAGCGGCTCCGAATCGTCGACCCAGTACGTCGGGGCCTGGCAGCCCGGCGAGACCCGGACGGTCCGCGTCGAAGCGACCACGAGCGAGGACGCACAGGTGCGTCCCTACGCGCTCGTCGCCACAGTCGGCTACACCGATCCGGAGGGTGACGCCGGCGCCGACGAGAACATCCAACTCGGACTCCAGCCCGAACCCGAACAGACGTTCAGCCTGAGCGATGTCGAATCGAACCTCCGGGCCGGTGACGACGGACGGCTCAACGCGACACTGACGAACACGGGCAGGAACACGGTTCGCAACGTCGTCCTCGTCTGGCAGAGCGACAACACCAACATCTCGCCACAGAAGACCGAATACGCCGTCGGGGACCTCGAACCCGGGGCCTCGGCGGAGGTCTCGTTCGGTGTCGATGTCTCGGACGCCGCCGAGGGCGGCCCCCGCCAGTTCGATTTCGCCACCCGCTACCGCAACCGCGAGGGTGACCGCCGCGAGAGCGATACGATCGAGATACAGCAGTCGGTCGCCGACGGGACCGACGAGTTCCGTCTCGAAACCACCGACGTCAACGTCACTGTCGGCCAATCCAAGACGATCGAACTCACGATCACCAACGTCAACAACGAACGGCTGACCAACATCGAGGCGAAGTTGTTCACCGACTCGCCGATCTCGGCAACCGACGACGAGGCGTTCATCGCGAGCCTCGAACCGGGTGAGTCCGAGACACTCACGTTCGGTATCAGCGCCAGCGGGACGGCGATGCAGAAGACCTACCCCGTCTCGATGGACTTCCAGTACGAGGAACCCGACGGCGACACGCCGATCTCTGACACCTACCGGGTCCCGATCTCCGTCACGGAACGCAGCGGTGGCGGCGGACTCCCGCTCGGACTGATCGGCGCCGTCGTCCTGCTGAGTGTGCTCGCCGTCGCAGGATACATCAGGTACCGATAA
- a CDS encoding TetR/AcrR family transcriptional regulator, with product MVDGVPFSGEPRDSREAIMQATFCALQEHGYAGLSIQRIADQAELSKSTFYHHFDGKDDLLLSFLEYILDTFDQLFQLESSGDPHNDLKTFMSLILGDLPHAEELPDRDAALRAYVELRAHAVRTPEFRAKFTETDHRFTDRVATIIEEGIDEGVFADADPELTAQFLLTMLDGIVLQSATREDDPVEPMRESLEAYIDEQLVVQDET from the coding sequence ATGGTCGACGGGGTTCCGTTCAGCGGCGAACCGAGAGATTCACGGGAGGCAATCATGCAAGCGACGTTCTGCGCGCTCCAGGAACACGGCTACGCCGGACTCTCGATCCAGCGTATCGCCGACCAGGCGGAGTTGAGCAAGTCGACGTTCTACCACCACTTCGACGGGAAGGACGACCTGCTGCTGTCGTTTCTGGAGTACATCCTCGATACGTTCGACCAGCTGTTCCAGCTCGAATCCTCGGGGGACCCCCACAACGACCTGAAGACGTTCATGAGCCTGATCCTCGGCGACCTCCCGCACGCGGAGGAACTGCCCGATAGGGACGCCGCGCTACGGGCCTACGTGGAACTGCGCGCACACGCTGTCCGAACCCCCGAGTTCCGCGCGAAGTTCACGGAGACCGACCACCGGTTCACCGACCGGGTGGCGACGATCATCGAGGAAGGGATCGACGAGGGCGTCTTCGCCGACGCCGATCCGGAACTGACGGCCCAGTTCCTGCTGACCATGCTCGACGGGATCGTCCTCCAGAGCGCGACCCGGGAGGACGATCCTGTCGAGCCGATGCGAGAGTCACTGGAAGCGTATATCGACGAGCAGCTTGTGGTCCAAGACGAGACGTAA
- a CDS encoding response regulator — protein MDNPGHVGDIRTDSEESNAVGLLYVGGSDGSETVTAAVSAATTPFELYTCSRVSEALELIATEPIDCVVTEQTLPERTGLALLGEIRERADDLPVILFADDGDESVASEAISLGVTDYIAKTPSEEQTDLLLRRVAAVVTERDERQAILDRMTDAFFALDRNWEFTYLNDRGREIVREAASEHVSTDELVGRNIWEVLPEAIGTEFYEQYHDAMDEQSPVVFEAKYETLDTWFEVRGYPSSTGLSVYFRDITDRVAREQSITRRERALREMYRVTAQKETPLETKVESLLAIGKDLLGTEFGALSRIEGETYVFEITDTPENGPKPGDTVPLSTTNCERAIVEEETLVLSDIAEQAPELTDRAGFIDQGVRCYLGTPVVVDGSVTGTFCFYDQAARTEPFSEWEVTLVELMGNWVSYERERQRREQALTRERNRMADFASFVSHDLRNPLNVAVGRLDLIEDEYDGDPEHVSTVESALERMDDLIEDALTLARATESSRRRRSTPVRSPARPGPGSVTSRRRWTSSTRLRWKATRTASDSCSRTSFGTPWNTPETERRE, from the coding sequence ATGGACAACCCCGGACACGTCGGGGATATACGAACCGACAGCGAGGAATCGAACGCCGTCGGGCTGTTGTACGTCGGTGGTAGCGACGGGTCGGAGACGGTGACCGCGGCAGTTAGCGCCGCGACCACGCCCTTCGAACTCTACACCTGCAGCCGCGTCTCCGAAGCCTTGGAACTCATTGCGACGGAGCCGATCGACTGTGTCGTCACGGAGCAGACGCTCCCCGAACGGACCGGACTGGCACTGCTGGGGGAGATCAGGGAGCGAGCGGACGATCTCCCCGTCATCCTGTTTGCCGACGACGGGGACGAGTCGGTCGCCAGCGAGGCGATCTCCCTGGGCGTCACCGACTACATAGCGAAGACGCCGAGCGAAGAACAGACCGACCTGCTCCTGCGTCGAGTCGCGGCGGTCGTCACGGAGCGGGACGAACGGCAGGCGATCCTCGATCGTATGACCGACGCGTTCTTCGCGCTGGATCGGAACTGGGAGTTCACGTATCTCAACGACCGCGGCCGGGAGATCGTCCGAGAGGCCGCAAGCGAGCACGTCTCGACCGACGAACTCGTCGGACGCAACATCTGGGAGGTCCTCCCGGAAGCCATCGGCACGGAGTTCTACGAACAGTACCACGACGCGATGGACGAGCAGTCCCCCGTCGTGTTCGAAGCCAAGTACGAGACACTGGACACGTGGTTCGAAGTCCGCGGGTACCCCTCCTCGACAGGGCTGTCCGTCTACTTTCGGGACATCACCGACCGGGTAGCGCGCGAACAGTCGATCACGCGACGGGAGCGGGCGCTCAGGGAGATGTACCGTGTGACGGCACAGAAGGAGACACCGCTCGAAACGAAGGTCGAGTCGCTGCTTGCCATCGGCAAGGACCTGCTCGGAACGGAGTTCGGTGCGCTCTCCCGTATCGAGGGCGAGACGTACGTCTTCGAGATCACCGACACCCCCGAGAACGGCCCGAAACCCGGTGATACGGTCCCGCTGTCGACGACCAACTGTGAGCGAGCGATCGTCGAAGAGGAGACACTGGTCCTCTCCGACATCGCCGAACAGGCACCCGAACTGACCGACCGAGCGGGCTTTATCGATCAGGGGGTTCGTTGTTATCTCGGGACGCCCGTCGTCGTCGACGGGTCGGTGACCGGGACGTTCTGTTTCTACGACCAGGCGGCCCGGACAGAGCCCTTCTCGGAGTGGGAGGTCACGCTGGTCGAACTGATGGGGAACTGGGTCAGCTACGAGCGCGAGCGCCAGCGTCGCGAGCAGGCGCTGACACGCGAGCGAAACCGGATGGCCGACTTCGCGAGCTTCGTGAGTCACGACCTTCGCAACCCGCTCAACGTCGCAGTCGGTCGCCTCGACCTGATCGAAGACGAGTACGACGGCGACCCGGAACACGTCAGCACGGTCGAATCGGCACTGGAACGGATGGACGACCTCATCGAGGACGCGCTGACGCTCGCTCGGGCGACCGAGTCGTCGAGACGACGACGGTCGACGCCGGTGCGGTCGCCCGCTCGGCCTGGGCCGGGATCAGTGACGAGTCGGCGACGCTGGACGTCGTCGACTCGTTTACGCTGGAAGGCGACGAGAACCGCCTCCGACAGCTGTTCGAGAACCTCTTTCGGAACGCCGTGGAACACGCCGGAGACGGAACGGCGGGAGTGA
- a CDS encoding HalX domain-containing protein produces the protein MRRAARHTYCAAVARDCVSLHPRSRVDVDDEPAVADTQAARLAGHYETETVYGGEAALDRAGPSFDAVLLDRRMPDVHGDDVLDRLRERGYEGVVVMITAVDPDLNILEMGFDDYLCKPVDRETLLATLDQHLSQSDQDDRLDEYFQITAKLAVLEAEKPSRQLEDSSEYRALRDRADELQAGLRDAIDDFEGIVDAHESIRREND, from the coding sequence ATCCGGCGAGCCGCCAGACATACTTACTGCGCTGCCGTAGCGAGGGACTGTGTCAGCCTCCACCCGCGGTCGCGTGTTGATGTCGACGACGAGCCAGCGGTCGCGGACACGCAGGCTGCTCGCCTCGCGGGGCACTACGAGACGGAGACGGTTTACGGGGGCGAGGCGGCCCTGGACAGGGCCGGGCCGTCGTTCGACGCGGTCTTGCTCGACCGGCGAATGCCCGATGTCCACGGCGACGACGTGCTCGACCGACTCCGCGAGCGCGGCTACGAGGGGGTTGTCGTGATGATAACGGCCGTCGATCCCGACCTGAACATCCTGGAGATGGGGTTCGACGATTACCTCTGTAAGCCGGTCGACCGGGAGACGCTACTGGCGACACTCGATCAGCACCTCTCGCAATCCGACCAGGACGACCGTCTCGACGAGTACTTCCAGATCACGGCGAAGCTGGCGGTCCTCGAAGCGGAGAAGCCGTCCAGACAACTCGAAGACAGCAGTGAGTACCGGGCACTGCGGGACCGTGCCGACGAACTGCAAGCGGGGCTCCGGGACGCGATCGACGACTTCGAGGGGATCGTCGACGCCCACGAGTCGATCCGCCGCGAGAACGACTAG
- a CDS encoding dihydrolipoyl dehydrogenase family protein, with protein MTHVVIIGAYGSAGAAAAGDLVEMDGIELTLIDDGDPGGGLCILEGCMPSKEVLSAAAHRFQARHDDRLVGDIPDVDLEAVVETKNDRTRGWAGHRRDSIHEMAERDDVTFVHDTATVVDDHTVRAGGTDYDADYIVVATGSSVNVPDVPGIEDVEFMTSKDVLHATEFPDSGIVMGFGYIGMEMVPYLAEAGGMDLTVIEHDERPIDEADPAFGDEARRIYEDNWAIDIPTNCYEQRLEPTDDGGVRLYVEFEDGSEETYEADQLFCFTGRRPTVEGLGLENAGVSPEGDWARETMQSRDADHVYAIGDVNGKEPILHVAKEQGFTAAENIRRQEAGAQPQPYENVHHHVIFSGLGIYPFARVGHTEGTATAAGYDVVTATRQASDDGVFKSKDVPDGLAKLVVDADDGTVLGWQGLHYHADSFAKALQIVVELGLDVRDLPDRAYHPTLPENLDGLIRDCTAQLE; from the coding sequence ATGACTCACGTCGTCATCATCGGCGCGTACGGGAGCGCCGGCGCTGCGGCCGCCGGCGACCTCGTCGAGATGGACGGGATCGAACTCACACTCATCGACGACGGTGATCCCGGCGGTGGGCTCTGTATCCTCGAAGGCTGTATGCCCTCGAAAGAGGTCCTGTCGGCGGCGGCCCACCGGTTCCAGGCTCGTCACGACGACCGCCTCGTCGGGGATATCCCCGACGTCGACTTGGAGGCCGTCGTCGAGACGAAAAACGACCGGACGCGGGGGTGGGCCGGCCACCGCCGGGACTCGATCCACGAGATGGCCGAACGCGACGACGTGACGTTCGTCCACGACACCGCGACCGTCGTCGACGACCACACCGTCCGGGCCGGCGGCACCGACTACGACGCCGACTACATCGTCGTCGCGACCGGTTCGTCCGTCAACGTCCCCGACGTCCCCGGTATCGAGGACGTGGAGTTCATGACGAGCAAGGACGTCCTCCACGCCACGGAGTTCCCGGACTCGGGGATCGTGATGGGCTTTGGCTACATCGGGATGGAGATGGTCCCCTACCTCGCGGAGGCCGGCGGGATGGACCTAACCGTGATCGAACACGACGAGCGGCCGATCGACGAGGCCGACCCGGCCTTCGGCGACGAGGCCCGCCGGATCTACGAGGACAACTGGGCGATCGACATCCCGACGAACTGCTACGAACAGCGACTCGAACCGACCGACGACGGCGGCGTTCGCCTGTACGTGGAGTTCGAGGACGGCAGCGAGGAGACCTACGAGGCCGACCAGCTGTTCTGTTTCACCGGGCGCCGGCCGACCGTCGAGGGCCTCGGGCTCGAAAACGCCGGCGTCTCCCCCGAGGGCGACTGGGCTCGGGAGACGATGCAGTCCCGTGACGCCGACCACGTCTACGCGATCGGCGACGTCAACGGGAAGGAACCGATCCTCCACGTCGCCAAGGAGCAGGGCTTTACGGCCGCCGAGAACATCCGTCGCCAGGAAGCCGGTGCTCAGCCCCAACCCTACGAGAACGTCCACCACCACGTCATCTTCTCCGGGCTCGGCATCTATCCGTTCGCCCGCGTCGGCCACACCGAAGGGACCGCCACCGCGGCCGGTTACGACGTTGTCACGGCGACCCGCCAGGCCAGCGACGACGGGGTGTTCAAGTCCAAGGACGTCCCGGACGGCCTCGCGAAACTCGTCGTCGACGCCGACGACGGGACGGTGCTGGGCTGGCAGGGGCTGCACTACCACGCCGACAGTTTCGCGAAGGCGCTCCAGATCGTCGTCGAACTCGGCCTGGACGTCCGGGACCTGCCCGACCGGGCCTACCACCCGACCCTTCCCGAGAACCTCGACGGGTTGATCAGGGACTGTACGGCGCAACTGGAGTAA
- a CDS encoding NAD(+)/NADH kinase has translation MTVGIVAQRNNDRAISLASTLSDRLDEVSAAVVVDETTGETAVDHDDWERAPPETAPVESMDDCDLVVSIGGDGTFLYAARGAGSTPIMGVNLGEVGFLNAIAPEEAIETVVAEVEHIQKTGSARTRALARIRASGDGWTLSPALNEVVVQGSHRGHGGGATFRVRVDGATYTDNHADGVLVATPTGSTAYNLSEGGPLVHPDLHGLIVTEMAGAEGMPPLVVDADSEIVVEVSDRDTGVVVSDGRVRQKLEPPCQVVISRASDPIRLAGPPLDFFTALEKLA, from the coding sequence ATGACCGTCGGCATCGTGGCCCAGCGCAACAACGACCGGGCCATCTCGCTTGCGAGTACGCTCTCGGACCGTCTCGACGAGGTCTCCGCCGCCGTCGTGGTCGACGAGACCACCGGCGAGACGGCTGTGGACCACGACGACTGGGAGCGTGCGCCACCCGAGACGGCTCCCGTCGAGTCCATGGACGACTGCGATCTCGTCGTGAGTATCGGTGGTGACGGGACCTTCCTCTACGCTGCCCGCGGGGCAGGATCGACGCCGATCATGGGCGTCAACCTCGGCGAAGTCGGGTTCCTGAACGCTATCGCACCCGAGGAGGCGATCGAGACAGTCGTCGCCGAGGTCGAACACATCCAGAAGACCGGTAGCGCACGGACCCGTGCCCTGGCACGGATTCGAGCCAGTGGCGACGGGTGGACACTCTCGCCAGCACTCAACGAAGTCGTCGTCCAGGGGTCCCATCGCGGTCACGGCGGCGGCGCGACGTTTCGGGTTCGAGTCGACGGCGCGACCTACACCGACAACCACGCCGACGGCGTCCTCGTCGCGACACCGACTGGCTCGACGGCGTACAATCTGAGCGAGGGCGGGCCGCTGGTCCACCCCGATCTCCACGGACTCATCGTCACCGAGATGGCCGGCGCGGAGGGGATGCCACCGCTGGTCGTCGACGCCGACAGCGAGATCGTCGTCGAAGTCAGCGATCGAGACACGGGTGTCGTGGTCAGTGACGGACGCGTCAGACAGAAGCTCGAACCGCCGTGTCAGGTCGTTATCTCGCGGGCGAGTGATCCGATCCGCCTCGCGGGACCGCCGCTCGATTTCTTCACCGCGCTGGAGAAACTCGCCTAG
- a CDS encoding efflux RND transporter permease subunit, with protein sequence MEHQRYIDWIDDRIVDDSRRVVITFLVVTLLFGAGLGGVSTNAGTSQFTTGLPAEEALQQVNTKFSPSFETDTGNTQLIQEGNNVLSKESMLRMLRSQKRLNDHANLRVTSTSSAAGLVAEQLDPEATTTEAQIRAVERATDSEIDAAVRDAATETPQFNSLVSNDFNRGSASASATIGLVTHEVPAGISSGSGQGGSSPLTGIQKQADFTVSSTGPNGITVFGSGILADEFSNVVADSLILTVPAAVLFILLFLTIAYRDLADMALGLLSLFMTIIWTFGFMGFAGIPFSQMLIAVPPLLLAVGIDFGIHAINRYREERENGTGIETSMKITTDQLIVAFFIVTGTTVIGFLANLTSSLPPIQDFGYVAAVGILFTFAIFGVFLPAAKVELDRLRERYPIPTFSQSPLGSEGSALGGVLRGGVVISQRAPVVFLLLVLVVTGGASAYATGVSTSFSQEDFLPPEDNPDYLEQLPEPFAPSEYTVTGITNFLEEKFSSTQSSQATIYVEGPMRKDSALEQIHQAGSDPPDSFVREDGRASSTSIVTVIQDHAERDEEFRRLVERNDANDNGVPDQNLEKIYDYLLDSPVRGQALNYITEDYRSTRVVYTVESDASNSEVTEDARTVAEDFRFDATATGSIVVFQAVSDVIFESAIQSLAIALVGASLFLVLIYYLLEGRATLGIANVAPVIVTVALLAGTMRYLEIPLNALTATMLAITIGLGVDYSVHVTHRFADEIEEYDMTTALDRTVRGTGGALLGSMLTTVFGIGVLALAVFPAIGQFGILTAMSVAYAFLTSLLVLPSVLVVWDRLFNRDRPLGVLPDDDTAAVTDQAAGTDD encoded by the coding sequence ATGGAGCACCAGCGGTATATCGACTGGATCGACGACCGCATCGTCGATGACTCCAGGAGAGTCGTCATCACTTTCCTAGTGGTGACGCTCCTGTTCGGTGCCGGACTCGGCGGCGTCTCGACGAACGCCGGGACGTCACAGTTCACGACCGGGCTCCCGGCCGAGGAGGCCCTCCAGCAGGTCAACACGAAGTTCTCCCCCAGTTTCGAGACCGACACCGGAAACACACAGCTCATCCAGGAGGGCAACAACGTCCTCTCGAAGGAGTCGATGCTGCGGATGCTCCGGTCACAGAAGCGCCTGAACGACCACGCGAATCTCCGGGTCACGTCGACATCCTCCGCCGCTGGACTCGTCGCCGAACAGCTCGACCCTGAGGCGACCACCACCGAGGCACAGATCCGCGCCGTCGAGCGCGCGACCGACAGCGAGATCGACGCGGCAGTGCGGGATGCGGCCACGGAGACACCGCAGTTCAACTCGCTGGTGAGCAACGACTTCAACCGTGGCTCCGCCAGCGCCTCCGCGACGATCGGGCTCGTCACCCACGAGGTCCCGGCCGGCATCTCCTCGGGGTCGGGCCAGGGCGGGTCGAGCCCGCTGACAGGAATCCAGAAACAAGCGGACTTCACCGTCTCGTCGACCGGCCCCAACGGGATCACGGTGTTCGGCTCGGGCATCCTCGCCGACGAGTTCTCCAACGTCGTCGCTGACTCGCTCATCCTGACGGTCCCGGCCGCGGTGTTGTTCATCCTCCTGTTCCTGACCATCGCCTATCGGGACCTCGCGGACATGGCGCTCGGCCTGCTCTCGCTGTTTATGACGATCATCTGGACGTTCGGGTTCATGGGGTTTGCCGGCATCCCGTTCTCCCAGATGCTCATCGCGGTTCCACCGCTGTTGCTGGCGGTCGGCATCGACTTCGGGATTCACGCGATCAACCGATACCGCGAGGAACGTGAGAACGGGACAGGCATCGAGACCTCGATGAAGATCACGACCGATCAGCTGATCGTCGCCTTCTTCATCGTCACGGGGACGACGGTGATCGGCTTCCTGGCGAACCTCACCAGTTCGCTCCCGCCGATCCAGGACTTCGGCTACGTCGCTGCGGTCGGCATCCTGTTTACCTTCGCCATCTTCGGCGTGTTCCTCCCGGCCGCGAAGGTCGAACTGGACCGTCTGCGGGAACGGTATCCGATCCCGACGTTCAGCCAGAGCCCGCTGGGCTCGGAAGGATCGGCACTCGGTGGCGTCCTCCGTGGGGGTGTCGTCATCTCCCAGCGGGCACCGGTCGTCTTCCTGTTGCTCGTGCTCGTCGTCACCGGCGGCGCGAGTGCGTACGCGACGGGCGTCTCCACGTCGTTCTCTCAGGAGGACTTCCTCCCGCCTGAGGACAACCCCGACTACCTCGAACAGTTACCCGAACCGTTCGCCCCGAGCGAGTACACGGTGACCGGTATCACCAACTTCCTCGAAGAGAAGTTCTCCTCGACCCAGAGCAGTCAGGCGACGATATACGTCGAGGGGCCGATGCGGAAAGACAGCGCCCTCGAACAGATCCATCAGGCGGGGTCGGACCCACCGGACTCGTTCGTCCGCGAGGACGGCCGTGCGTCCTCGACGTCGATCGTGACGGTCATCCAGGACCACGCCGAACGGGACGAGGAGTTCCGGCGACTCGTCGAGCGCAACGACGCTAACGACAACGGGGTCCCCGACCAGAACTTAGAGAAGATCTACGACTACCTGCTGGACTCCCCGGTCCGCGGACAGGCGCTCAACTATATTACCGAGGACTACCGGAGCACGCGGGTCGTCTACACGGTCGAGTCCGACGCTTCGAACTCCGAGGTGACTGAAGACGCCCGGACCGTCGCGGAGGACTTCCGGTTCGACGCCACTGCGACGGGATCGATCGTCGTCTTCCAGGCTGTCTCGGACGTCATCTTCGAGTCGGCGATCCAATCGCTCGCGATCGCACTGGTCGGGGCGTCGCTGTTCCTGGTGCTCATCTACTACCTCCTGGAGGGGCGGGCCACCCTGGGGATCGCGAACGTCGCCCCGGTGATCGTCACTGTCGCCCTACTTGCCGGAACGATGCGCTACCTGGAGATCCCGCTCAACGCGTTGACCGCGACGATGCTGGCGATCACGATCGGACTCGGGGTCGACTACTCCGTCCACGTCACCCACCGGTTCGCCGACGAGATCGAGGAATACGACATGACGACGGCGCTCGACCGGACCGTCCGGGGGACCGGTGGGGCATTGCTCGGCAGCATGCTGACGACGGTGTTCGGCATCGGCGTCCTGGCGCTTGCGGTGTTCCCGGCGATCGGCCAGTTCGGCATCCTCACGGCGATGTCGGTCGCCTACGCCTTCCTCACGTCGCTGCTGGTCCTCCCGTCGGTGCTCGTCGTCTGGGACCGGCTGTTCAATCGCGACCGCCCGCTCGGAGTCCTGCCGGACGACGACACGGCCGCCGTCACCGACCAGGCGGCCGGGACCGACGACTAA
- a CDS encoding sensor histidine kinase has translation MEHAGDGTAGVTVRVGPLSDDSGFFVADDGQGIPADEREQVFEKGYTTSTEGTGLGLRIVNEIATAHGGEVTVTESEDGGARFEIRGITVDSS, from the coding sequence GTGGAACACGCCGGAGACGGAACGGCGGGAGTGACCGTCCGCGTCGGCCCGCTTTCGGACGACAGTGGCTTCTTCGTCGCCGACGACGGCCAGGGGATTCCCGCCGACGAGCGCGAGCAGGTGTTCGAGAAGGGGTACACCACGTCCACCGAGGGGACGGGGCTTGGACTGCGGATCGTCAACGAGATCGCGACGGCCCACGGTGGCGAGGTGACCGTCACCGAGAGCGAGGACGGTGGCGCGCGCTTCGAAATCCGCGGGATAACTGTCGATAGCTCTTGA
- a CDS encoding response regulator produces the protein MTEATVLVVDDETEVADVYALRLRNEYETETAYGGGEALEMIDDDIDVVLLDRRMPDISGDDVLDEIRDRDLGIRVIMITAVDPDFDIIDMPFDDYLCKPVDKDDLVAAIEQQLAARRYDQRLTEYLEATSKLALLEAEKTPQSIEDSDEMGQLQQRAERLRGEMDEALAEFEDIETAFEEIGRRPG, from the coding sequence GTGACAGAGGCTACTGTCCTCGTCGTCGACGACGAGACGGAGGTCGCGGACGTCTACGCGTTGCGACTCCGGAACGAATACGAGACCGAGACAGCTTACGGCGGTGGGGAAGCCCTGGAGATGATCGACGACGACATCGACGTCGTCCTGCTAGATCGACGGATGCCGGACATCTCGGGCGACGACGTGCTCGACGAGATCCGTGACCGCGATCTCGGGATCCGCGTCATCATGATCACAGCCGTCGATCCGGACTTCGACATCATCGACATGCCGTTCGACGACTACCTGTGCAAGCCCGTCGACAAGGACGACCTCGTCGCCGCGATCGAACAGCAACTCGCCGCTCGCCGCTACGACCAGCGACTGACCGAGTACCTGGAGGCGACGTCGAAGCTCGCGCTCCTGGAAGCCGAGAAGACGCCACAGTCGATCGAAGACAGCGACGAGATGGGACAGCTCCAACAGCGTGCCGAACGGCTCAGAGGTGAGATGGACGAGGCCCTCGCGGAGTTCGAGGACATCGAGACGGCCTTCGAAGAGATCGGTCGTCGACCCGGGTGA